From a single Sander vitreus isolate 19-12246 chromosome 2, sanVit1, whole genome shotgun sequence genomic region:
- the triobpa gene encoding TRIO and F-actin-binding protein isoform X2, whose translation MDSKYKIRRNWVKLLKQAIQNTTCQSDTGSMKENSISQRPSSCQPPARFICKDSDYEPTTSTSNTTAANSHQADYHQQTVDRDLDSSPTSQREEGEGWDREQAKRLEERNKWFEEGVPFSEMGSRWDSMELKRGSVPVPVIETMDSDVNRKWVEFETLSFRDISAQSLIGAQGHQSSTPQASQSLVSTQTYQSSLEEAKQSLTGSQTDISSSNGALSSKNGAPTIQTNEAEALQKEALSLRKQVESIKRERATMGIEVDSPCGPGAPCRARLEAMEVAHWKTLQELQEKHVREIRELEEQRDRMLQEESQTAAKAMEALRAAHREELEREVEKARRLAGGAAQADVSYRGHMPQADVLHSELDVLSERYSQKCLELTRTEQSSQDQETELGRKERELEQLRRENEELKAKVAEEISRMRYFITGQRSDTVSLGNTERSASEVETLLRAKDNEVQYLKKEISCLQNEVQSLTKEKEAAYERYKKAYVELSDTRGRSQLETDSLNEHLRLANAALQEGARQT comes from the exons ATGGACTCCAAATACAA AATACGGCGGAACTGGGTGAAGTTACTAAAGCAGGCGATCCAGAACACCACGTG CCAATCAGACACTGGCAGCATGAAAGAGAACTCCATCTCCCAGAGACCGTCGTCATGCCAACCCCCTGCTCGGTTCATCTGCAAGGACTCTGACTATGAACCTACCACTTCCACCTCCAACACCACAGCTGCAAACTCCCATCAGGCCGACTACCACCAGCAAACTGTAGACAGGGATCTGGACTCATCTCCAACCAGTCAGAGAGAAGAAGGGGAGGGCTGGGACCGCGAGCAAGCCAAGCGATTGGAGGAAAGGAACAAGTGGTTTGAGGAGGGGGTCCCCTTCAGTGAAATGGGCAGCAGGTGGGACTCCATGGAGCTGAAACGGGGGAGTGTTCCTGTGCCTGTAATTGAAACCATGGACTCAGACGTCAACAGGAAGTGGGTAGAATTTGAGACGTTGTCATTTAGGGACATAAGCGCACAGTCTCTCATTGGAGCCCAGGGTCATCAGTCAAGCACCCCACAGGCATCACAGTCTCTCGTTAGCACCCAGACATATCAATCGAGCCTTGAAGAGGCCAAACAGTCTCTCACCGGTTCACAAACTGATATATCGAGCTCAAATGGGGCTCTTTCATCCAAAAATGGAGCTCCAACCATTCAAACAAATGAAGCTGAAGCGCTTCAAAAGGAG GCCCTCTCACTTCGAAAGCAAGTGGAGAGCATTAAGAGGGAGCGTGCAACCATGGGGATAGAGGTGGACAGCCCGTGTGGCCCCGGGGCCCCCTGCAGGGCCAGACTAGAAGCCATGGAAGTAGCCCATTGGAAAACACTGCAGGAGCTGCAGGAGAAACACGTGAGGGAGATCAGGGAGCTggaagagcagagagacaggatGCTGCAGGAGGAGAGCCAGACAGCTGCTAAAG CAATGGAGGCACTGAGAGCAGCTCACAGAgaggagctggagagagaggtggagaagGCCAGGAGGTTGGCTGGAGGAGCTGCACAGGCTGATGTTTCATACAGAGGCCACAT GCCACAGGCAGATGTCTTGCACAGTGAGTTAGATGTGCTGTCAGAGCGCTACTCTCAGAAGTGCCTGGAGCTGACCCGCACTGAGCAGAGCAGCCAGGACCAAGAGACTGAGCTCGGTCGCAAGGAGAGAGAGCTGGAGCAGCTCAGAAGAGAGAACGAG GAGCTTAAGGCCAAAGTGGCGGAAGAGATCAGCCGCATGCGTTATTTCATCACAGGGCAGAGATCGGACACGGTATCCCTTGGCAACACTGAGCGCAGTGCATCAGAAGTAGAG ACATTACTGAGAGCGAAAGACAATGAGGTGCAGTaccttaaaaaagaaatcagctGTCTACAGAATGAAGTGCAGTCTCTCACCAAG GAGAAAGAAGCCGCTTATGAGCGTTATAAGAAGGCCTATGTAGAGCTGAGTGACACGAGGGGTCGTAGCCAATTGGAGACGGACTCCCTCAACGAACACTTGAGACTGGCCAACGCTGCACTTCAGGAGGGAGCGAGACAGACCTGA
- the LOC144529712 gene encoding ATP-sensitive inward rectifier potassium channel 12-like, giving the protein MVGTARPNLHYCPRRHSLMIIGAMGAVRVNRYSIVSTDEDALKISSLGLHNGHSPLTQQSLSGACMLGEEGGGECPESDDGRGALSLRVTNEPIIHNSCRASPSCRLGLDLGTGRLRSRFVKKNGQCNVVFNNMEDKPQRYLADIFTTCVDIRWRYLLLIFTTTFLLSWLVFGLIFWGVALAHGDFNLKEGDPRSNVEDGKDEWRPCILHIQGFIGAFLFSIETQTTIGYGFRCVTEECPVAVVTVVVQSIMGCIIDSFMIGTIMAKMVRPKKRAQTLLFSHHAVIALRDGKLCLMWRLGNMRKSHIVEAHVRAQLIKSHVTAEGEYLPLEQTDIDVGYDDGLDRLFLVSPLVVVHEINKNSPLYDLSCSDLLKEDFEIVVILEGMVEATAMTTQARSSYLAKEILWGYRFEPVVFEKSNRYHVDYSRFHKSYEVPSTPRCSARELSQMKGHGRQSSTSSSTYSPSPSPFAPRASHHLLGPHSPSAFCYENEVALCCGDDEDEENMTEELGSLNVVSDREVKMREDIHLGFKETFVEEQTEQMLCVLDTENQISLDRLQPTLPLYISRESGV; this is encoded by the exons ATGGTTGGAACTGCCCGCCCCAACCTACATTACTGCCCTCGCAGACACAGCCTGATGATCATCGGTGCCATGGGAGCGGTGCGAGTCAATAG ATACAGCATCGTTTCCACAGATGAAGATGCCCTGAAGATATCCAGCCTGGGCCTCCACAATGGCCACAGTCCTTTGACTCAGCAGTCACTGTCGGGGGCCTGTATGCTGggtgaagaaggaggaggagagtgtcCAGAAAGTGATGACGGAAGAGGCGCTTTGTCTTTGAGAGTGACAAATGAGCCCATCATCCACAACAGCTGCCGTGCTTCACCTTCATGTCGTCTGGGCCTAGATCTGGGCACTGGCCGCCTGCGCAGCCGCTTTGTGAAGAAGAACGGCCAGTGCAATGTGGTGTTCAACAACATGGAGGATAAGCCACAACGATACCTGGCTGACATTTTCACCACCTGTGTGGACATACGCTGGCGCTACCTGCTGCTCATTTTCACCACCACCTTCCTTTTGTCTTGGCTGGTGTTTGGCCTGATCTTCTGGGGAGTGGCGCTTGCTCATGGAGACTTTAACCTTAAGGAAGGGGATCCTCGAAGCAACGTAGAGGACGGAAAAGACGAATGGCGGCCATGTATTCTCCACATCCAGGGTTTCATTGGGGCGTTCCTCTTCTCCATAGAGACCCAGACCACCATTGGATATGGTTTCCGGTGTGTCACTGAAGAGTGCCCAGTCGCTGTGGTGACTGTGGTGGTCCAGTCCATCATGGGCTGCATTATTGACTCCTTCATGATTGGGACCATCATGGCAAAGATGGTGCGGCCCAAGAAGCGGGCACAGACCTTGCTGTTCTCACATCATGCCGTCATAGCTCTGCGAGATGGTAAGCTGTGCCTTATGTGGCGCCTAGGGAACATGCGCAAGAGCCACATTGTTGAAGCACATGTGCGGGCTCAACTCATTAAGTCGCATGTGACAGCGGAGGGCGAGTACCTCCCTTTGGAGCAAACAGACATTGATGTTGGCTATGATGACGGGTTGGATCGGCTGTTTCTGGTGTCACCACTGGTCGTGGTCCACGAGATCAACAAAAACAGTCCTCTGTATGACCTAAGTTGCTCTGACCTGCTCAAGGAAGACTTTGAGATTGTGGTCATCCTGGAGGGGATGGTGGAGGCCACAGCTATGACCACACAGGCCCGGAGCTCCTACTTGGCCAAGGAGATCCTATGGGGTTACCGTTTTGAGCCTGTGGTCTTTGAAAAGAGTAACCGCTACCACGTGGACTACTCTCGCTTTCATAAGTCCTATGAAGTGCCATCTACACCTCGCTGCAGTGCCAGGGAACTGAGCCAGATGAAGGGTCATGGCAGACAGTCTTCAACCTCCAGCTCGACTTACTCCCCGTCTCCATCACCATTTGCCCCGAGGGCATCTCACCACCTCCTGGGCCCTCACTCCCCCAGTGCTTTCTGCTACGAGAACGAGGTAGCTTTGTGCTGCGGGGACGACGAGGATGAGGAGAATATGACAGAGGAGCTGGGGAGCCTAAATGTAGTAAGTGACAGAGAGGTAAAGATGAGAGAGGACATTCACTTGGGTTTTAAAGAGACATTTGTGGAggagcagacagagcagatgcTGTGTGTTCTAGACACAGAGAATCAGATCAGCCTTGACAGACTACAGCCCACCCTACCGTTATACATCAGCAGAGAGTCAGGAGTTTAA
- the smdt1b gene encoding single-pass membrane protein with aspartate-rich tail 1b, translating to MATSILRLPLRLFTKNAGIISRNNGLKISNISRTTQGRTVVSTPSGAILPKPDKTPFGLIRMTAVVVPFLYVGTLISKNFAALLEEHDIFVPEDDDDDD from the exons ATGGCGACGAGTATACTGCGGCTCCCGCTGCGACTTTTCACCAAAAATGCGGGGATAATAAGCCGTAACAACGGCTTGAAAATATCTAACATATCCAGGACAACTCAAGGCAGGACCGTAGTATCCACGCCGTCGGGGGCAATTTTACCGAAACCGGATAAA ACGCCATTTGGACTTATCCGCATGACAGCAGTGGTGGTGCCTTTCCTGTACGTGGGAACTCTGATTAGCAAGAACTTTGCCGCTCTTTTGGAGGAGCATGACATCTTTGTACCTGAAgacgatgacgatgatgacTGA
- the triobpa gene encoding TRIO and F-actin-binding protein isoform X1: MSRLDEHGKWRKHWFVLGDTSLRYYRDSEAEESDDLDGAINLTSCLNVSDCDVEKNYGLQIQTKRAVFTLSVMTSRIRRNWVKLLKQAIQNTTCQSDTGSMKENSISQRPSSCQPPARFICKDSDYEPTTSTSNTTAANSHQADYHQQTVDRDLDSSPTSQREEGEGWDREQAKRLEERNKWFEEGVPFSEMGSRWDSMELKRGSVPVPVIETMDSDVNRKWVEFETLSFRDISAQSLIGAQGHQSSTPQASQSLVSTQTYQSSLEEAKQSLTGSQTDISSSNGALSSKNGAPTIQTNEAEALQKEALSLRKQVESIKRERATMGIEVDSPCGPGAPCRARLEAMEVAHWKTLQELQEKHVREIRELEEQRDRMLQEESQTAAKAMEALRAAHREELEREVEKARRLAGGAAQADVSYRGHMPQADVLHSELDVLSERYSQKCLELTRTEQSSQDQETELGRKERELEQLRRENEELKAKVAEEISRMRYFITGQRSDTVSLGNTERSASEVETLLRAKDNEVQYLKKEISCLQNEVQSLTKEKEAAYERYKKAYVELSDTRGRSQLETDSLNEHLRLANAALQEGARQT, from the exons ATGTCCAGACTGGATGAACATGGCAAG TGGAGGAAACACTGGTTTGTTCTGGGTGATACTTCGCTGAGGTACTACAGAGACTCGGAGGCTGAGGAG TCAGATGATCTGGACGGAGCGATCAACCTGACATCCTGTTTAAATGTGTCAGACTGTGACGTAGAGAAGAACTATGGACTCCAAATACAA ACAAAGAGAGCAGTGTTCACTCTCTCTGTTATGACCTCCAGAATACGGCGGAACTGGGTGAAGTTACTAAAGCAGGCGATCCAGAACACCACGTG CCAATCAGACACTGGCAGCATGAAAGAGAACTCCATCTCCCAGAGACCGTCGTCATGCCAACCCCCTGCTCGGTTCATCTGCAAGGACTCTGACTATGAACCTACCACTTCCACCTCCAACACCACAGCTGCAAACTCCCATCAGGCCGACTACCACCAGCAAACTGTAGACAGGGATCTGGACTCATCTCCAACCAGTCAGAGAGAAGAAGGGGAGGGCTGGGACCGCGAGCAAGCCAAGCGATTGGAGGAAAGGAACAAGTGGTTTGAGGAGGGGGTCCCCTTCAGTGAAATGGGCAGCAGGTGGGACTCCATGGAGCTGAAACGGGGGAGTGTTCCTGTGCCTGTAATTGAAACCATGGACTCAGACGTCAACAGGAAGTGGGTAGAATTTGAGACGTTGTCATTTAGGGACATAAGCGCACAGTCTCTCATTGGAGCCCAGGGTCATCAGTCAAGCACCCCACAGGCATCACAGTCTCTCGTTAGCACCCAGACATATCAATCGAGCCTTGAAGAGGCCAAACAGTCTCTCACCGGTTCACAAACTGATATATCGAGCTCAAATGGGGCTCTTTCATCCAAAAATGGAGCTCCAACCATTCAAACAAATGAAGCTGAAGCGCTTCAAAAGGAG GCCCTCTCACTTCGAAAGCAAGTGGAGAGCATTAAGAGGGAGCGTGCAACCATGGGGATAGAGGTGGACAGCCCGTGTGGCCCCGGGGCCCCCTGCAGGGCCAGACTAGAAGCCATGGAAGTAGCCCATTGGAAAACACTGCAGGAGCTGCAGGAGAAACACGTGAGGGAGATCAGGGAGCTggaagagcagagagacaggatGCTGCAGGAGGAGAGCCAGACAGCTGCTAAAG CAATGGAGGCACTGAGAGCAGCTCACAGAgaggagctggagagagaggtggagaagGCCAGGAGGTTGGCTGGAGGAGCTGCACAGGCTGATGTTTCATACAGAGGCCACAT GCCACAGGCAGATGTCTTGCACAGTGAGTTAGATGTGCTGTCAGAGCGCTACTCTCAGAAGTGCCTGGAGCTGACCCGCACTGAGCAGAGCAGCCAGGACCAAGAGACTGAGCTCGGTCGCAAGGAGAGAGAGCTGGAGCAGCTCAGAAGAGAGAACGAG GAGCTTAAGGCCAAAGTGGCGGAAGAGATCAGCCGCATGCGTTATTTCATCACAGGGCAGAGATCGGACACGGTATCCCTTGGCAACACTGAGCGCAGTGCATCAGAAGTAGAG ACATTACTGAGAGCGAAAGACAATGAGGTGCAGTaccttaaaaaagaaatcagctGTCTACAGAATGAAGTGCAGTCTCTCACCAAG GAGAAAGAAGCCGCTTATGAGCGTTATAAGAAGGCCTATGTAGAGCTGAGTGACACGAGGGGTCGTAGCCAATTGGAGACGGACTCCCTCAACGAACACTTGAGACTGGCCAACGCTGCACTTCAGGAGGGAGCGAGACAGACCTGA